One genomic region from Mesorhizobium terrae encodes:
- a CDS encoding NUDIX hydrolase: protein MAKFELPRDQIVPVTAVEVRLDPGPHPFELENVAAIEANWRQEHAANPRLFDGAMVLLSELKLDGQGRLVGRCHNVRFATMLYWRKNKGSPDIEHCFAQAALVSRDGALVAVRMGPHTANAGRIYFAAGSFEAVDFVQDRADIAANMHREVKEETGLDLGDVRHEPLYHLHSINGSTMLFRRYFLADDADVVADGIRTFVASEADPEIEGPVVIRSAQNLPEGALNHLAAVARWHFG, encoded by the coding sequence GTGGCGAAGTTCGAGCTGCCGCGCGATCAGATTGTGCCGGTGACCGCGGTCGAGGTCCGGCTCGATCCCGGCCCTCACCCCTTCGAATTGGAGAACGTCGCGGCTATCGAGGCGAACTGGCGGCAGGAACATGCGGCCAATCCGCGCCTGTTCGATGGCGCCATGGTGTTGCTTTCGGAATTGAAGCTGGACGGGCAGGGCAGGCTTGTCGGCCGCTGCCACAATGTCCGTTTCGCCACGATGCTCTATTGGCGCAAGAACAAGGGCAGTCCCGATATCGAGCATTGTTTCGCGCAGGCGGCCCTGGTGTCGCGCGACGGTGCGTTGGTGGCGGTGCGCATGGGGCCGCATACGGCCAATGCCGGCCGCATCTATTTCGCCGCCGGTTCGTTCGAAGCGGTGGACTTCGTCCAGGACCGCGCCGACATCGCCGCCAACATGCATCGCGAGGTGAAGGAGGAGACCGGGCTCGATCTTGGCGATGTCCGCCACGAGCCGCTTTACCATCTCCATTCGATCAATGGCTCGACGATGCTGTTCCGGCGCTACTTCCTGGCCGACGACGCCGATGTCGTCGCGGACGGGATCAGGACCTTCGTTGCTTCCGAAGCAGACCCCGAAATCGAAGGGCCGGTGGTCATTCGGTCCGCACAAAACCTGCCGGAGGGAGCACTGAACCATCTGGCCGCCGTTGCGCGCTGGCATTTCGGCTGA
- a CDS encoding alpha/beta hydrolase family protein → MRGTKPLAAMLVAVVAAFSSIGAARAAETVVTLESGVAGTLSLPDGVAKAPVVLMLHGFAGSRDEVASMYKREAEALAANGIASLRIDFRGFGESDGSAEDLTVDSQLADATSALAYLKANDHVDPARLGVLGFSLGGGIAILTAEQNPALVKSLVTWSSVGDFHKDMVGDVGQKTFDKAAKAGVAVIDFGNHQLVLKKDFFDSLDKFQLAPAIARYHGAYLAIAGSDDFSAAYVEPFVASAPASPKEALVLPGENHIYHALSFFRSGVEPVIAKTADWFAKTL, encoded by the coding sequence ATGCGGGGGACCAAGCCATTGGCTGCCATGTTGGTGGCTGTCGTTGCAGCGTTTTCGTCCATTGGCGCCGCACGTGCCGCTGAGACGGTGGTGACGCTGGAAAGCGGCGTGGCCGGTACGCTCAGCCTGCCAGACGGCGTCGCCAAGGCGCCGGTGGTGCTGATGCTGCACGGTTTCGCGGGCAGCCGCGACGAAGTCGCTTCCATGTACAAGCGCGAGGCGGAGGCGCTGGCCGCCAATGGCATCGCCTCGCTGCGCATCGACTTCCGCGGCTTCGGCGAAAGTGATGGCAGTGCCGAGGATCTGACCGTCGACAGCCAGTTGGCCGACGCGACGTCCGCACTTGCCTATCTCAAGGCCAATGACCATGTCGATCCCGCGCGGCTCGGAGTGCTGGGCTTCAGCCTTGGCGGCGGCATCGCCATCCTGACGGCGGAGCAGAACCCAGCATTGGTGAAATCGCTGGTCACCTGGTCGTCCGTCGGCGACTTCCACAAGGACATGGTGGGCGACGTCGGCCAGAAGACGTTCGATAAGGCAGCGAAAGCTGGTGTTGCCGTCATCGACTTCGGCAATCACCAACTCGTTCTGAAGAAGGATTTCTTCGACAGCCTGGACAAGTTCCAGCTCGCGCCTGCCATTGCCCGCTATCACGGCGCCTATCTGGCTATTGCCGGCAGCGACGACTTTTCGGCGGCCTATGTCGAGCCGTTCGTCGCGTCCGCTCCAGCTAGCCCGAAGGAGGCGCTGGTGCTGCCGGGCGAGAACCACATCTACCATGCGCTGAGTTTCTTCCGCAGCGGTGTCGAGCCGGTGATCGCCAAGACCGCCGATTGGTTCGCCAAGACGCTGTAG
- a CDS encoding PhzF family phenazine biosynthesis protein, with product MTPRNYLVYDVFTGDRLAGNPLAVVLDCEGLDLEAMQRIAREFNLSESVFVLPPENPRHRARVRIFTPDYEMPFAGHPTVGSAIALAELAEGNGDAIFVLEENIGPVRCAVSHGDGATFAEFDLAKLPEQLTLTADPEAIGAALGLGPHEIGFENHRVAFFSAGVPYVTIPVANLQAAAKARLNNEMWAQLAPKKSDWAFASPYVYCRETVNQESAFHVRMIVPGNPSYEDPATGSAAAAFAGAIMHFDRPGDGMARYWIEQGLEMGRPSRIRLELDVAGGKLASARIGGQAVKVAEGKLLV from the coding sequence ATGACGCCACGCAACTACCTCGTCTACGACGTCTTCACCGGAGACAGGCTGGCCGGCAATCCGCTTGCGGTCGTGCTCGACTGCGAGGGGCTGGATCTCGAAGCGATGCAGCGCATCGCGCGTGAGTTCAATCTGTCCGAATCGGTCTTCGTGCTGCCCCCGGAGAATCCGAGGCATCGCGCCCGTGTCCGCATTTTCACACCCGACTACGAGATGCCGTTTGCCGGTCATCCGACCGTCGGCAGCGCGATTGCCCTGGCAGAACTTGCAGAGGGCAATGGCGATGCGATCTTCGTACTCGAGGAGAACATCGGGCCTGTTCGGTGCGCGGTCAGCCACGGCGACGGCGCGACCTTCGCCGAGTTCGATCTTGCCAAACTGCCCGAGCAATTGACACTGACGGCCGATCCCGAGGCGATCGGCGCAGCCCTTGGCCTTGGGCCGCATGAAATTGGCTTCGAGAACCATCGCGTCGCTTTTTTCAGTGCCGGCGTGCCCTATGTGACCATCCCGGTCGCCAATTTGCAGGCCGCCGCCAAGGCGCGGCTCAACAACGAGATGTGGGCGCAGCTTGCGCCGAAAAAAAGCGATTGGGCCTTCGCCAGCCCCTATGTCTACTGCCGCGAAACGGTGAACCAGGAAAGCGCTTTCCATGTGCGCATGATCGTGCCGGGCAACCCTTCCTATGAGGATCCGGCGACCGGTTCGGCAGCGGCGGCCTTCGCCGGTGCGATCATGCATTTCGACCGGCCTGGCGACGGCATGGCGCGTTACTGGATCGAGCAGGGGTTGGAGATGGGGCGTCCCTCGCGTATCCGCCTCGAGCTCGACGTTGCGGGCGGCAAGCTGGCGTCCGCCCGCATCGGCGGTCAGGCTGTGAAGGTCGCCGAGGGCAAGCTTCTGGTGTGA
- a CDS encoding TetR/AcrR family transcriptional regulator — MTDRQKDVLDTVLRLLVEEGDALTMTAVARRASCSKETLYKWFGDRDGLLTATVQWQASKVRVATVDREGLDLASLSASLEGFARDWLRVISSDTSIALNRVAVGHAGSGKDDLGRIVLENGRFALARRLKPLLEAGREKGLLDFADAETAFRTFFGLVGRDVQVRLLLGDRLDLTEAEIGGDAVRATQQFLALYGAKTGPRGL; from the coding sequence TTGACCGATCGCCAGAAGGATGTGCTCGACACTGTCTTGCGCCTCCTTGTCGAGGAAGGCGATGCGCTGACCATGACGGCGGTGGCGCGGCGCGCCTCCTGTTCCAAGGAAACGCTGTACAAATGGTTCGGTGACCGCGACGGGCTGCTCACCGCCACTGTACAATGGCAGGCGTCGAAGGTGCGGGTGGCTACCGTCGATCGCGAGGGACTTGACCTTGCCTCGCTGAGCGCCAGCCTGGAAGGCTTTGCCCGCGACTGGCTGCGCGTCATTTCCAGCGACACCTCCATTGCCTTGAACCGTGTCGCGGTCGGCCATGCCGGCTCCGGCAAGGACGATCTCGGCCGCATCGTGCTCGAAAACGGTCGCTTCGCGCTGGCCAGACGCCTGAAGCCGCTGCTGGAGGCCGGGCGCGAAAAGGGGCTTCTCGATTTCGCGGACGCCGAAACGGCGTTCCGTACTTTCTTCGGACTTGTCGGCCGCGACGTGCAGGTGCGCCTGCTGCTCGGCGACAGACTGGATTTGACTGAGGCGGAGATCGGCGGCGACGCCGTCCGGGCAACGCAGCAGTTTCTCGCTCTTTACGGGGCAAAAACCGGGCCGAGAGGCCTCTGA
- a CDS encoding BA14K family protein: MKRLINFRTGLVTLGLLVGLSVPAFSVPMPAPIAPAAPSDIQTVRDSWAGGNDRGNASQEWRRNWRGDGWRGNRHWRGDRDWRGDGWRGDRHWRRGWRDDGWRYRHRPRWGNSGVYFGLGLGSGMLYDDYYYRPRPRIYRAPRASGHVQWCYARYRSYRAWDNTFQPNYGPRRQCISPYRY, from the coding sequence ATGAAACGGCTCATCAACTTCCGCACCGGGCTCGTGACGCTCGGCCTGCTTGTCGGCCTTTCCGTGCCGGCATTTTCCGTTCCCATGCCCGCGCCGATAGCCCCGGCCGCGCCATCCGATATCCAGACGGTGCGCGACAGCTGGGCCGGCGGCAACGATCGTGGCAACGCCAGCCAAGAATGGCGCCGCAACTGGCGCGGCGATGGCTGGCGCGGCAACCGGCATTGGCGTGGCGATCGTGACTGGCGCGGCGACGGCTGGCGGGGCGACCGTCATTGGCGCCGCGGCTGGCGTGACGACGGCTGGCGCTACCGCCACCGCCCGCGCTGGGGCAATTCCGGCGTCTATTTCGGGCTCGGCCTGGGTTCCGGCATGCTCTATGACGATTATTACTACCGGCCCCGGCCGCGCATCTACCGCGCGCCGCGTGCGTCTGGCCATGTGCAGTGGTGTTATGCCCGTTATCGTTCGTACCGGGCTTGGGACAACACGTTCCAGCCGAACTACGGCCCTCGCCGGCAGTGCATCTCGCCCTACCGCTACTGA
- a CDS encoding MFS transporter, whose translation MPLALYALTAGAFGIGVTEFVIMGLLIDVGKDLGVSITAAGLLISGYALGVVLGAPLLGIATARLPKKPLLLALMVVFTLGNAACALAPDYWTLMAARVVTAFAHATFFGVGSVVATSLVAPDKKATAIAVMFTGLTAATILGVPFGTWLGQHSGWRSTFWAVTLIGIVAVVVIQLLVPKRLQADAVAQDSVSLAILVQPAVLVGLAVTILSWIGVFGAFTYIAPLLTQVAGFSEAAVSPILLVFGGGLLVGNLLGGRLADKRLNATVIASLAALALTLALAAFAMHQQVAAVIFVGLLGTAGFATVAPLQLWVLGKAGEGGQSLVSSFNIAAFNLGNALGAWLSGLVIDRGPGLAAVPLFAAIAPILALLIAAIAIRREQRQALIPVKAAPTRC comes from the coding sequence ATGCCCCTTGCCCTCTACGCTCTCACCGCCGGTGCCTTCGGCATCGGCGTCACCGAATTCGTCATCATGGGTCTGCTGATCGATGTCGGCAAGGATCTCGGCGTCTCCATTACCGCTGCCGGCCTCTTGATCTCCGGTTATGCACTCGGCGTCGTGCTTGGCGCACCGCTGCTCGGCATTGCCACCGCGCGGTTGCCGAAGAAGCCGCTGCTGCTGGCATTGATGGTCGTGTTCACGCTGGGCAACGCCGCCTGTGCGCTGGCGCCGGATTATTGGACGCTGATGGCCGCACGCGTCGTCACCGCTTTCGCACACGCCACTTTCTTCGGCGTCGGCTCGGTCGTCGCCACCAGTCTCGTCGCTCCCGACAAAAAGGCGACGGCGATCGCCGTCATGTTCACCGGCCTCACCGCCGCCACCATCCTCGGCGTGCCGTTCGGCACCTGGCTCGGCCAGCATTCTGGCTGGCGCTCCACCTTCTGGGCGGTGACGTTGATCGGCATTGTCGCGGTCGTCGTCATCCAGCTTCTGGTGCCGAAGCGCCTGCAGGCCGACGCAGTGGCGCAAGACAGCGTCAGCCTGGCCATATTGGTGCAGCCCGCCGTGCTGGTCGGGCTCGCCGTCACCATCCTGTCCTGGATCGGCGTGTTCGGCGCCTTCACCTATATCGCGCCGCTGCTTACCCAGGTGGCCGGTTTCTCCGAGGCCGCCGTCTCGCCCATCCTGCTCGTCTTCGGCGGCGGCCTGCTGGTCGGCAATCTTCTCGGCGGCCGCCTGGCCGACAAGCGGCTCAACGCCACCGTCATCGCTTCACTGGCCGCATTGGCTCTCACTCTGGCGCTTGCGGCATTCGCCATGCATCAGCAGGTCGCGGCCGTCATCTTCGTCGGCCTGCTTGGCACCGCTGGCTTCGCCACGGTGGCGCCGCTGCAGTTGTGGGTGCTGGGCAAGGCCGGAGAAGGCGGCCAGAGCCTGGTATCCTCCTTCAACATCGCCGCCTTCAATCTCGGCAATGCGCTGGGCGCGTGGCTGTCCGGCCTGGTGATTGACCGTGGCCCTGGCCTGGCCGCAGTGCCGCTGTTTGCTGCCATCGCCCCGATCCTGGCTTTGCTCATTGCCGCGATCGCCATCCGCCGGGAACAGCGACAGGCGCTGATCCCGGTCAAGGCCGCGCCGACCCGTTGCTAG
- a CDS encoding GNAT family N-acetyltransferase produces the protein MSLFSPIVTEFWRTQFANAALFHGDTTFTIAVNPELEEGSRVMVLKTTDGRGAAVLTPTMADRLGLAAGHDLTEATFRRKLAEAGVILNGADFVFYFSDGARQALTQEKPEAGVGQLTDQDGAIFSAFQSSASEQDLDDAYVELDHWAVFGSFDDGRLVCAASMYPWEDAPIADTGVLTLPSYRGKGHARKVVRAISRYACEQGYEPQYRCQTDNLASVALAKTAGLTLFGTWEVISPDSPD, from the coding sequence ATGTCCCTGTTTTCGCCCATCGTCACCGAATTCTGGAGAACGCAGTTCGCAAACGCGGCTCTTTTCCACGGAGACACGACTTTCACCATCGCCGTCAATCCGGAGCTCGAAGAGGGCAGCCGGGTCATGGTGCTGAAGACGACCGACGGTCGAGGCGCAGCCGTACTGACACCTACCATGGCCGACAGGCTGGGCCTTGCGGCAGGGCACGACCTAACGGAGGCGACGTTCCGCCGGAAACTGGCCGAGGCGGGTGTGATCCTCAATGGCGCGGATTTCGTGTTCTATTTTTCCGACGGCGCCAGGCAGGCCCTGACGCAGGAGAAGCCGGAAGCCGGTGTAGGCCAGCTGACGGATCAGGATGGCGCGATCTTTTCGGCGTTCCAGTCTTCGGCCTCCGAGCAGGATCTGGACGACGCCTATGTGGAACTCGACCACTGGGCGGTGTTCGGTTCCTTCGACGATGGTCGCCTGGTTTGCGCGGCCAGCATGTATCCCTGGGAGGATGCGCCGATCGCCGATACCGGTGTGCTGACTTTGCCTTCATATCGGGGAAAAGGACATGCCCGCAAGGTCGTGCGCGCGATCAGCCGGTATGCCTGCGAGCAGGGCTACGAACCCCAATACCGCTGCCAGACCGACAATCTGGCGTCCGTGGCCTTGGCCAAGACCGCCGGCCTGACCCTGTTCGGAACATGGGAGGTGATTTCACCCGACAGCCCGGACTGA
- a CDS encoding LysR family transcriptional regulator has translation MTTRIDTNRLGEMDVFVRVVELCGFSPAARALRLSPSGVSKLITRLETRLGTRLFNRSTRKLALTAEGSIFYDRCVQILADVDGAEREAAAGAVPRGRLRVNCNVAFSQWVLTPVLPDFLARYPEIVLDLVVSDVVVDLLQEHADVAIRIGPLANSSLIARKLGASRAIVVAAPAYLDQMGTPREPADLARHNLLGFGFSRLVEGWPFLGENGQVVRVAPQGNVLVSDGDTMRRLAVEGVGIARVARFQLEEDLATGRLVQLLEDYSPGEVEPIHAVYVGQGGVLPARVRAFLDFLTERVKVR, from the coding sequence ATGACGACCCGCATCGACACCAACCGGCTGGGCGAGATGGACGTGTTCGTGCGCGTGGTCGAGCTGTGCGGCTTTTCGCCGGCGGCACGCGCGCTGCGATTGTCGCCGTCGGGCGTCAGCAAGCTGATCACGCGGCTGGAAACCCGCCTCGGCACGCGGCTGTTCAACCGCTCGACGCGCAAGCTGGCGCTGACGGCCGAAGGCAGCATTTTCTATGACCGCTGCGTGCAAATCCTGGCCGATGTTGACGGCGCCGAACGCGAGGCCGCCGCCGGCGCGGTTCCGCGCGGTCGGCTCAGGGTCAATTGCAACGTCGCCTTCTCGCAATGGGTGCTGACGCCGGTCCTGCCGGATTTTCTGGCGCGCTATCCGGAGATCGTTCTCGATCTCGTCGTCTCGGACGTCGTGGTGGACCTGCTGCAGGAGCATGCCGATGTCGCCATCCGCATCGGCCCGCTCGCCAACTCCAGCCTGATCGCGCGCAAACTGGGCGCAAGCCGCGCCATCGTGGTTGCCGCTCCCGCCTATCTCGATCAGATGGGCACGCCACGGGAGCCTGCCGATCTTGCCCGCCACAATCTGCTCGGCTTCGGCTTTTCCAGGCTGGTCGAGGGCTGGCCCTTCCTGGGCGAGAACGGGCAAGTGGTGCGCGTTGCTCCGCAAGGCAATGTGCTGGTCAGTGACGGTGACACCATGCGCCGGCTGGCGGTGGAGGGCGTCGGCATCGCACGCGTGGCGCGCTTCCAGCTCGAAGAGGATCTCGCGACCGGCCGGCTGGTGCAGCTTCTCGAAGACTACAGCCCCGGCGAGGTCGAGCCGATCCATGCCGTCTATGTCGGGCAAGGCGGTGTGCTGCCGGCGCGTGTGCGCGCCTTCCTCGACTTCCTGACCGAGCGCGTGAAGGTGCGGTAG
- a CDS encoding FAD-dependent oxidoreductase translates to MSKRLDIAIAGAGPAGLATALYLHRAGHNVTVFERFEKPSPVGSGLILQPTGLTVLSDLGLLDAILTLGSRIDRLHGADSSSGCTVLDVRYDARPGGRFGLAVHRAALFGVLYRAVREAGITIETGVDLIGLESGERARLVDGDGRGAGPFDLVVDATGSRSKLRGYAAAPAEPRPLTYGAFWASLGWRGEGFDEHALLQRYNRANVMIGVLPIGRAEPGGEKMAAFFWSLKPADAEAVQARGLQAWKERVLALWPACAPYLAQIDSFDQLTLARYGHHTLKMPAGRRLAIIGDAAHSTSPQLGQGANMALLDAAALSHALKENGDVTDALSVYAAARRRHVRSFQALSLMFTPFYQSDSTVLPFIRDRLVAIAARVPPAPQLLASMVAGTMVDPFRSIGLVEPDWREIRPNLSTVAVSVT, encoded by the coding sequence ATGTCCAAACGTCTCGATATCGCCATTGCCGGCGCTGGTCCGGCCGGGTTGGCGACCGCGCTCTATCTGCATCGCGCCGGCCACAACGTCACCGTCTTCGAGCGTTTCGAAAAACCATCGCCCGTCGGCTCCGGCCTGATCCTGCAGCCGACCGGGCTCACAGTGCTCTCCGATCTCGGCCTGCTCGACGCGATCCTAACACTCGGCAGCCGCATCGACCGCCTGCATGGCGCCGATTCGTCCAGCGGCTGCACCGTGCTCGACGTGCGCTACGACGCCCGTCCGGGCGGGCGCTTCGGCCTTGCCGTCCATCGCGCGGCGCTGTTCGGCGTGCTTTATCGCGCCGTGCGCGAGGCGGGCATAACGATCGAGACCGGCGTCGATCTGATCGGCCTGGAAAGCGGCGAGCGGGCCCGCCTCGTTGATGGCGACGGCCGTGGTGCCGGCCCGTTTGATTTGGTCGTCGATGCCACCGGTTCGCGGTCGAAGCTGCGTGGGTATGCGGCGGCTCCGGCCGAGCCGCGGCCGCTGACCTATGGCGCTTTCTGGGCATCGCTTGGCTGGCGCGGCGAGGGTTTTGACGAGCATGCGCTGCTGCAGCGCTACAATCGGGCAAATGTGATGATCGGCGTGCTGCCGATCGGCCGGGCCGAGCCCGGCGGCGAGAAGATGGCGGCCTTCTTCTGGAGCTTGAAGCCGGCGGATGCCGAGGCGGTGCAGGCACGGGGGCTACAGGCATGGAAGGAGCGTGTGCTGGCGTTGTGGCCGGCCTGCGCACCTTACCTTGCGCAGATCGACAGCTTCGATCAGCTGACGCTGGCCCGCTATGGCCATCACACGTTGAAGATGCCGGCCGGGCGGCGGTTGGCCATCATTGGCGACGCTGCTCATTCGACAAGCCCGCAACTCGGGCAGGGCGCCAATATGGCGCTGCTCGATGCGGCGGCACTTTCCCATGCCTTGAAAGAGAACGGCGACGTGACCGATGCGCTGTCGGTCTATGCCGCGGCGCGGCGGCGGCACGTGCGCAGCTTCCAGGCGCTGTCCTTGATGTTCACGCCGTTCTATCAGTCGGATTCGACGGTACTGCCCTTCATCCGCGACCGGCTGGTTGCGATCGCGGCACGGGTGCCGCCCGCGCCGCAACTGCTGGCCTCGATGGTGGCCGGAACGATGGTCGATCCCTTCCGGTCGATCGGCCTGGTCGAGCCGGATTGGCGCGAGATACGTCCCAATCTCTCGACCGTCGCCGTCAGCGTCACCTAG
- the ilvC gene encoding ketol-acid reductoisomerase, translating into MRVYYDRDADLNLIKGKKVAIIGYGSQGRAHALNLKDSGAKELVIGLKAGSATAKKVEADGLKVMTVAEAAKWADLMMMATPDELQADIYKNEIAPNIRDGAAIAFAHGLNVHFGLIEPKATVDVVMIAPKGPGHTVRGEYQKGGGVPCLIAVHQDASGNAHDLALSYACGVGGGRSGIIETNFREECETDLFGEQVVLCGGLVELIRAGFETLVEAGYAPEMAYFECLHEVKLIVDLIYEGGIANMNYSISNTAEWGEYVSGPRIITAETKAEMKRVLNDIQTGKFTSEWMQEYRSGAARFKATRRLNDEHPIEQVGEKLRGMMPWISKNKLVDKAKN; encoded by the coding sequence ATGCGTGTCTATTACGATCGCGACGCCGATCTCAATCTGATCAAGGGCAAGAAGGTCGCCATCATCGGCTACGGTTCGCAGGGCCGCGCCCATGCGCTTAATCTGAAGGATTCCGGCGCCAAGGAACTCGTCATCGGCCTGAAGGCCGGTTCGGCGACCGCCAAGAAGGTCGAGGCCGACGGCCTCAAGGTGATGACCGTTGCCGAGGCTGCCAAGTGGGCCGACCTCATGATGATGGCGACGCCGGACGAACTGCAGGCCGACATCTACAAGAACGAGATTGCCCCGAACATCCGCGACGGCGCCGCGATTGCTTTCGCTCACGGCCTCAACGTGCATTTCGGCCTGATCGAGCCGAAGGCGACGGTTGACGTCGTCATGATCGCGCCGAAGGGCCCGGGCCACACCGTGCGCGGCGAATACCAGAAGGGCGGCGGCGTGCCGTGCCTGATCGCGGTGCACCAGGATGCCTCGGGCAATGCCCACGATCTGGCGCTCTCCTACGCCTGCGGCGTCGGTGGCGGCCGCTCGGGCATCATCGAGACCAATTTCCGCGAGGAATGCGAAACCGATCTGTTCGGTGAGCAGGTTGTGCTGTGCGGCGGTCTGGTCGAACTCATCCGCGCCGGCTTCGAGACGCTGGTGGAAGCCGGCTACGCGCCTGAAATGGCCTATTTCGAGTGCCTGCACGAAGTGAAGCTGATCGTCGACCTGATCTATGAAGGCGGCATCGCCAACATGAACTACTCGATCTCGAACACCGCCGAGTGGGGTGAATATGTGTCGGGTCCGCGCATCATCACCGCCGAGACCAAGGCCGAGATGAAGCGCGTGCTCAACGACATCCAGACCGGCAAGTTCACCTCGGAATGGATGCAGGAATATCGTTCGGGTGCTGCCCGCTTCAAGGCGACCCGCCGCCTCAACGACGAACATCCGATCGAGCAGGTCGGCGAGAAGCTGCGCGGCATGATGCCGTGGATTTCGAAGAACAAGCTGGTCGACAAGGCCAAGAACTAA
- a CDS encoding endonuclease/exonuclease/phosphatase family protein: MSLRLATFNVENLMNRFDFSGYRNQLNEDRTLALFDIRSEAEYRLLEQARVIAHSDDTRQLTALAIAATRADIVCLQEVDNIEALKAFEYGYLFKMVGEGYRQKYTTEGNDSRGIDVALMMRTETAHGQPIEFVRMTSHAYVTFEQFGLFNDDLAAMGHEPGERIFRRDCLEVDVTVGGVPLTLYLVHFKSMGPPRNGLDGRAATMPLRIAEASAVRHIIEQRFGKDHAAGKRWAICGDMNDYRQRVLIGGDAHAGFHFEPVVETNTCLNVFLSDGFAENIVERRPEMDRWTLYHTRGPQERHLCQLDYILLSKGLAARNAAIPDIVRNGQPWRTPFPPGQEVPRFPRIGWDRPKASDHCPVAVTLDLV; encoded by the coding sequence ATGTCGCTGCGCCTCGCCACTTTCAATGTCGAGAACCTGATGAACAGGTTCGACTTCTCCGGCTACCGCAACCAATTGAACGAGGACCGTACGCTGGCCCTCTTCGATATCCGCAGCGAGGCCGAATACAGGCTGCTCGAGCAAGCCCGCGTGATCGCCCATTCCGACGATACGCGCCAGCTGACAGCCTTGGCGATCGCCGCGACCCGAGCCGACATCGTCTGCCTGCAGGAGGTGGACAATATCGAGGCGCTGAAAGCGTTCGAATACGGCTATCTCTTCAAGATGGTGGGCGAGGGCTACCGGCAGAAATACACGACCGAAGGCAATGATTCGCGCGGCATCGACGTCGCGCTGATGATGCGTACCGAAACGGCTCATGGCCAGCCGATCGAATTCGTGCGCATGACCAGCCACGCCTATGTGACCTTCGAGCAGTTCGGCCTGTTCAACGACGATCTCGCCGCAATGGGGCATGAGCCCGGCGAACGTATCTTCCGCCGCGACTGCCTGGAGGTGGACGTGACCGTCGGCGGTGTGCCGCTCACGCTTTATCTGGTGCATTTCAAGTCGATGGGGCCACCGCGCAACGGGCTCGACGGTCGTGCCGCCACCATGCCGCTGCGCATCGCCGAGGCAAGCGCGGTGCGCCACATCATCGAACAGCGCTTCGGCAAGGATCACGCCGCCGGCAAACGCTGGGCGATCTGCGGCGACATGAACGATTATCGCCAACGTGTCCTCATCGGCGGCGATGCCCATGCCGGCTTCCACTTCGAGCCGGTGGTGGAGACGAACACCTGCCTCAACGTCTTCCTTTCCGACGGTTTCGCCGAAAACATCGTCGAGCGGCGTCCCGAAATGGACCGGTGGACGCTCTACCACACGCGCGGTCCGCAGGAGCGGCATCTTTGCCAGCTCGACTATATCCTGTTGTCGAAAGGGCTTGCGGCGCGAAACGCGGCCATTCCCGACATCGTGCGCAACGGCCAGCCGTGGCGCACGCCGTTCCCGCCCGGCCAGGAAGTGCCGCGGTTTCCGCGCATCGGCTGGGACCGCCCGAAAGCTTCGGACCATTGCCCGGTGGCGGTGACGCTGGATCTGGTCTGA